CCCTGCCCATATTGCCCAACCCTTTTTTACTGACGGTACGAAAGATTAAAAAGGACAAAAGCTATGTTCCCGATAACGGGGCATTAAAACAGTTAAATATTATCGAACAGGTCATCGGCAGATGCGATAGTATTATCGTGGCTACCGATGCCGGACGTGAGGGGGAACTCATCTTTAGGTATATCTATGAATACCTAAAGTGCCGGAAACCTTTCGAACGTTTATGGATAAGCTCGCTCACGGAAAAGGCGATTAAACAGGGTTTTGACAACCTAAAAGCCGGAAGCGATTTTGACGGGCTATACAGAGCCGGACAAGGACGGAGCAAAGCCGATTGGCTTGTGGGCATCAATGCCTCGCAGGCGTTGAGCATTTCGGCAGGGCGTGGCGTTTACTCGCTTGGTAGAGTACAAACGCCTACGCTTGCCCTCATCTGCAAGCGGTATTTGGAAAACAAAGACTTTGCCGTCAAGAAATACTTTCAAATCCAGTTGGAACACCGCAAAGAATTTACGGACTTTAAGAGCCTTTCCAAAACCAAATGGGATGACAGGAAACTTGCTGACGATACGCTAAAATCCATTCAGCGTAACGGAACAGCGACCGTTACGGCAATGGAAACCAAAACAGTTACGGAGCAACCGCCTTTACTGTTCGACCTTACGGGGTTGCAGAAAGAAGCCAATAAAAGAGCATCCTATACTGCCGAGGAAACATTGAACATTGCCCAAAGCCTGTATGAAAAGAAGTTTATCACCTATCCACGTACAGGGAGTAAATATATTCCCGAAGATATGTGGTCGGAAATCCCTGCACTGGTAAGGAATTTGGAAGCCCGTGCTTCCTGCAAAAAAGCGGTCGGAAAAGTGAAATGGGGGCGTTTCAATAAACGCATAGTGAACGATGTAAAAGTAACAGACCACCACGGTCTGTTGATTACCGAGAAAATCCCATCCGAATTAACAGCGCATGAAAATGTTATCTATGATATGATTGCGTACCGCCTACTGGAAGCCCTTTCGTCTGCCTGTACCAAAGAAATAACCGACATCGGATTGCAGGCTTTTCACTATGATTTTACACTGAAAGGGTGTAAAATCATAGAAGCCGGCTGGCGTGGCATCAAGGGAAAATTCACGGATGAGGACAGCGACCCTGTGCAGGAACTGCCGGAATTAAAGGTGGGCGATGAGCTGAAAATCAAAGTGGCATCCGTACTGGAAAAGATAACCAAACCGCCTGTGCTTTATACCGAGGCAGGTCTGTTGTCCGCAATGGAAAATGCCGGAAAAGAGATTGACAACGAGGACGAACGGAAAGCCCTAAAAGACATCGGCATCGGTACACCTGCCACAAGAGCCTCCATTATAGAAACGCTTTTTAAGAGGGATTACATTCGGCGTGAAAAGAAATCCCTAATCCCTACCCATAAGGGATTGCAGGTTTACGGGGCGGTTAAGGACAAAAAGATTGCGGATGTAGCCATGACCGCCGAATGGGAAATGGCTTTGCAGAAAATCGAGAACAACGATGCAAATGCAGATGCTTTTCACCGTGATATGGAAACCTATGCCACTTTCATTACACGGGAACTTTTGGACACGGGCATTGCCAAAGAAAAGCAACCCGAACTGACGTGCCCTAAATGCAAGAGCCGTCAGCTATTGGTTTGGAACAAAGTTGTAAAATGCCCCGATGAGGCTTGTGGTTGGCTTCAATTCCGTATTGTGTGCGGAGTGCCGTTGAGCGTTGCCGACATAGAAAGCCTTGTGACCAAAGGAAAGACCAATCTTATCAAAGGCATGAAAAGCAATTCGGGCAATAAATTCAATGCCTATATCGTCATGAACGATAAAGCCGAAACCTCCTTTGAATTTGAGAACAGGAAACCAAAAAGGAAATAAATATTTTGTTTTTTCTGGACGGCATACAGCGTGAGGGATAGAAGCGACATCCTTTTGCGGTCCTGCAAGATCCGCAAATGATACAGCGGATAGCCCGACCCATCTGCATTTCTTTGATTGCCCGTTATATTGTGGTAAAATGCAGACGGTGGCACGCCTACAGAACCGATAGGCTTAACTGAATTTCAAACAACTAACGTACAAAGGTAGCTTATCTAAAAATGCAGTGTTTTGTAAACCAGTTTAATTCATTTTTTTATATTTTTGTCTGAATAAACATATGATATGGATATGGGCTGTTGTGCTTTCTTTATAAAATGGTGGACTGTTATCTAAGCGGTAGACAGTCTAAAAATTATCTTAAAATCTCCATAATATTCTTGGGTCATCAACTGATGGTTAACCTTTGCTGTTCCTCTTTGGAGTAGTCTGGTTATTTATTTCTGTTGGATAATACTGTCTATCGCTCCTCGCGATTTCTATTCAGTTCAATAATTATTCAAAGAAATATTTTATGAAAAAGCGTAGCCTACCCGTAAGGTTTACGGGGCAACACTTTACAATTGATACCATCCTGATAAATGACGCCATTCGATTGGCAGAGATACAAAAAGGAGATGTCGTTTTAGATATTGGTGCCGGTTCTGGATTTTTGACGGTACATTTGGTCAAACATTCTACAAATGTCATAGCAATTGAGAACGATAACCGTTTAGTCTCTGAATTACGGTCAAAATTTAGGGTTAATAAAAATGTTACCATAATCGGGCTGGACTACAGAAAGTTTTCAGTGCCACAAAAAAACTTTAAAGTGGTGTCCAATATACCTTTTGCGTTAACTTCTGAAATTCTTAAGTCCCTAATGTACACCAATATTGAGTTTTTTAAGCAAGGGTGCTTGATAATGCAATTTGAGTCTGCTAAAAAACTTGTTAGGAAAAAGTATTTTAATCCGTATACAGTTTTCTACCACACATTTTTTGAGGTGAGATTTATTTATGAAATTAATCCCGAAAGCTTCATGCCACCACCAACTGTAAAATCAGCTTTAGTGAAAATCGGCAAAAAGAAATGTACGGATAATATTGGTGCCGAAATGAAGGAAAAATATCTCAGCTTTCTTCATTTTATGATGAGGTTCCCCGATTTACCCTCAAAAACTGTTTTAAAGAAACTGTTCAGAAAGCAACAGGTTAGAGAGCTTGCAGAGAGTTACGGTCTGGTGTTGGACAAACCCGTATTCTCAATGTCTGCTGAGCAATTTTTGGGCTGTTTTGTGAGCATGTTGACACTTGTTCCGATTGATTACCACCCTAATCTTCTTTAAAATATGGTCAACGCTGAATCTTTTGGTTCAGCGTTGTTTTTCTATTAGATTTGAAAGTAGTTTAAAAACCTTTAGCTTTCGTACTATTTTTCGTCCTGCTCGTCCATTTTCTTGATGAGTATATCCCGAAGCGTATCAAGGAATTTTGTACGGTTCATCTTCCGGTTTCTAAGTTCCAAATAAGTCTGATAGAAATTGCCCAAATTGATGCCGAATACACTTTCAAAATATTGGGCTACTTCTCTTATGTCGTTGTTCCCGTTGTCAAACACATTTTGATAATGCAGGGCATAAATCAGTTCTATCAAGGCTACTTTGCTACCTGTCCATTTCAGCCTCTTTTGGGCTTTTGATTTGTTCTTTTGGAACCTGTGGTATAACTGGTCTTCGATGTAGACCTGTATCAAATCGTTGGCTATTATCTTGGCAACCTTGTAATCATGTGATGTAGAAAAATTGTGGTCTGACTGGAAATAATAAGTGTCCAACCATAGCTTTATATCGTGGTTACCCCTTAAAAACATTTTCTCGTCGAGGAACGAGTTATTGCTACGGTAGTACTTGTAAAAATCGAGGTTGTTGTCAAAGAACCTTTTTAGCTTTTTCAGTTCTTTGTTAAGGTATTTCCTTATGGGCTTTGTTCCATAAGGCTTTTTTGTTTCGATTTTGTAGATGGCATTGTAGTAAATGAGCTTGGCAACAATGGCAGGTTTCTGATATTTGAAAAAACGGATTTCTTCATCGGTGTTTTTAAAACCTCTTTTCAGAACGTATGCTTTCAGTTCGGACAGGCATCCGAGGATAAGATGGATCACCGCTTCTGTCCGCTGAATAGAACAGTCCGCTTCAATCTCCATTGTGTCGATTGCCGTTTCGAGTTTAGATATTATTCCATTGTAAAAATTGTCCATTCAGTGGTTTATGCATTAATTCGTTATCAAAAGCTATTTTATCCTTTCACAACGGTATCCCAAACCGACCACAGTTTGTATGATATCTCTTATTTTAATTTCAGTGCGGTTAGCTTCAACTCTAAGAATATTATCTTCATCTTCAAGGTCAAAGTTAATTTTGTAGACATTATTGTATTTTGCTAAAAGGAATTTTATAATCTTACAGGCGTTTTTTTCATCCCGTACATCTGTTTTAAAAATTTCTACTGTTTTCATGTTTCTGTTTATCAGACCGGGGGTTCGAAACAACTTCAATAGCAACTTATTTATCTCAAGGATGAATGGACAAAATAGAAGTTACAAACAAAACCCCTGTATGCAAATTCATGTAGCTTTTTCGTCTAAATTCAGTGCCATTACAAAAAAGTCGAATTTCTGAGAACCAATGTTTTGTGAATACTGACTTATTTTCTGATAGCCCTTTTTGTGATAAAAATTTATTGCCTTTTGATTCTCTTTTAATACAGAGAGCCAAATACGCTGATATTTCAAAGCAATTATTTCTTGCATTAAAATTTTATGCAGTTCCTTACCGATTCCTTTGCTTATAAATTTTTTTACGACATAAATCTTATCAAGATAGCACGTTTTTGGTGGGATTATCAATTGGCTTGTGAAGTCCAGTTTAACTTTCGCATAACCAACAGGAATGCTATCGTAGAAAGCAATCCAATAAATGGATTCCGCTTTTAGTATACTGTCGTGAATCCTTTTTTCCGAAAAAATGTCTTCCAAGTAATCCAACAGGTCGTTCTTGTCGTTGAAAAAAGACTCAAACGTATCTGAAAATGTTATACGTCCCAATTTTGAAATAGTTATCACGTCATCTATGTCGGCTTTTCTAATATTTATCATAAGTAAGTATGTTTAAAATGGTTGCTTTTTCTATCGTATGAAGTTCATGGGATAGGCTGGTACAATTTGACCTTTTAGGATTTTTTGAAGTTTGGAAGCCATAAGCCTTTTTGTTAAAGGCTTGAGATAATCGAGGTAGAGAACTCCCTCGGTATGGTCGTATTCGTGCTGTATCATTCGCGCGGTCGTTCCACTGAATGTACGGATTTGCTTTTCAAAATTCCGATTATAATATTCAATCGTTATCGCCCAATTCCGCTTTACTTTGTAGAATAAATTTGGAATACTTAAACAGCCCTCTTCGTCATCCCAAAGCTCTTCAGACCGTTGGATGATTTTGGCATTGATGAAAGTTTCCATTATGCCTTTATCATCTTGGGGGAAATAAAACTTTCTGTCTTCTTCTCCGAGGTTGTCAAAAGTGGATTTGCTGTCCACGATAAACAATCTAATTGGAAGTCCTATCTGTGGTGATGCCAATCCGCAACCATTGGCATTTTCCATCGTTTCCCACATATCGGCAATTAATTTATCCAATTCAGGATAATCCTTTTCGATGTAGTTGCATTTCTGTTTTAAGATATGGTGTCCGTATGCTAAGATGGATCGTTTCATTATTCTTTGGATTTTTCAACAAATTTCTAAAGAATAAACATGGTAGGCAATGAACCTATGTTAAGTATTTGCGCACGGATTCCGTTGATTTTCAACGATGTTCGTGATTGCTATGCAATTTGCCTGCGTATCCGGCTCAAAGCCTGTGGTGTTATCCCGATATAGGAAGCAACGTATTTTAATGGAATAAATTTTAAAATATCGGGTTGTTCATTGAACAGGTTTAGATACCTTTCTTTTGCCGTATGTTTTAAAAGCGATAATTCTCTTTTGCTTTTTTGCAAAAACAGTTTCTCCGACACAAAACGCCCTAAATAGTTTCCTGCTTTGGTCTCTGCATATACTTTTTGCAAATCATCATAAGATATTTGCCAAACCACGGTTTCCGTCAATGCCTGCAATTCGTATTCAGATGGTGTCTGGGTCAGGAATGAATTGTAAGCACAGGTAAATTCTTTATCAAAACAGAAATTAAAAGTCAGTTCGTTTTCATCATCTGGAATATAAAATCGAACGATGCCTGTTTCTACAAAGGAAAGGTATTTTTCTGTTTCGCCCTGTCGTGTGATGGTTTCGTTTTTGGCAAAAACCCTCCTGTCAAAGTGGGAAGCTATAAATTCCCATTCTGTTTCCTGCAATTTTAGTATCCGCTCGTAGTATTCTCTGATGTGCCCCATAAAAATAATCTCTTTTCAGTTCCTTTCTTGAAAAAGAAAATACAAATTTAATGTTTTTATAAAAAACCGTTTTTTGTGTGGATATCTCATAACGTGCCACCTATTGCCAATACGGTGTGCTTGTTGCACAACCTAAAGTAATCAAAAAATCGTAAATTAACCTATGCAAGGACGCAAGCAGTTTACGCCCCAATTATTTTATCAGACAAGTTTGGAAAGCCTGGTTCCCAAAGACAATTTTTACCGGATCCTACTGACAACATTAGACCTTCACTTCCTGTATTCTTCCACAGGTAAGTATTATGGTAGTGAAGGTCAGGAAAGCATAGATCCCGTGGTATTCTTTAAGATCCTTCTTGTGGGTTACCTCAACAACATCAATAGCGATAGGGCTTTGCTGCGCTTTTGTGCCGATAGCCTAAGCATCCGCCTGTTTTTGGGCTATGATCTCAATGAGGAATTGCCCTGGCACTCCACCATCTCCAGAACGAGGAAATTATATGGCGAGGAGGTCTTTCTGGATCTCTTCCGTAAAGTGCTTTACCTGTGCATCGAAAAAGGAATGGTCCGTGGTAAGCGTCAGGCAGTAGACTCAGCCTTTATCAAGGCCAATGCCAGTATGGATAGTTTATTGGAGAAAGAGGTACTGGAAGATGCCTCTGCTTTTGTGAACGAACTGGAAGAGAACAGCGAATATAAAGTAACCAGCGAAAGGAAAAAACTGGTAGAGCGCCACCATGCATGGAAAAAGGAAGCTTATAAGGATATGCCGGCAAATAGCAATAGCCAGCGCAAAGATGAAGATGGCGAAGAGATCCGTCCCAAATACCTGAGCAACCATACGCATTACTCTCCTACAGATCCTGATGCTAAAATATCTACTAAACCGGGGAAACCAAGACAATTGAATTATGCTGGTCAATTGGCGGTAGACGATGCCCATCACGTAATCACCGGAGCCTGTGCCAGTACGGCAGGCAGTAAGGACAGTACCATCCTGCATGAAATATTAGACCAAACGATCAGCAATTTCCATGCGCATGAAATGGAAATGGAAGAGCTTATAGCCGATGCAGGTTACAGCAGCGGAGAAGCATTGCAATATCTGGAAGACAAAGGTATAAATGCCTGGATCCCCAATTTTGGTCAATACAAAGCCGAAAGAGCAGGTTTTACCTACAACACGCTCCTTAACCGATACGAATGCCATAAGGCGGACGGAAATAAAGCTATTCTGCTTTTTAAAGGAACCAAAACCGATAGTAAGGGCTATAGCAAACATATTTACCGGAGCAGCGAAAGGGACTGTGGGAATTGTCCTTTGCGAGCGGAATGCTGTGGTAAGGTCAGCCGTTTCAAAAAGCTTGATGACAGTATCCATAAACCACTTTACGACAAGATGCATCAAAAGCTCAGCCAGAACAAAGCTTACCATCGTAGATTGGTAAAACGCCGGAGTTCCACGGTAGAGCCGGTTTTGGGAACCCTGCTCAACCACCACAACATGAAACGGTTGAACAGCCGCGGGATGGCACAGGCGAACAAGCATGTGCTAATGGCAGCGCTATGCTATAATTTGAAGAAATACCTGAAGTTTGAACGTAAAAAGCCTCAATTATTAGCTTTGGCCAAGGCAAAGCTTTGTTTCTTCAAAAAGAGATTGTATCTGCTTGTTTTTAGCCGATAACGGCTTCTTTAAAAATCCAAAACCTAAATTCTTTTTTAAAACAAACCTCGCTTAAAAAGACTTAAACAAGGTCTGATATTTTGTGTTTTCTTGGAAAATTGGGGTTGTGCAACAGTTACCGGTGTTATGTGCATACCTTTTTGGCAAGTCGTTTAGTGTCGCATACTAAACAATTTAATACACAACGGAATAAGTCCGATTGAAACAGCTATGAAAATGGCAACTCTCACATAGTTGAGTGTCTGCCAAAGTGATGTTCTGCTGATTAAGTCTTTGGCTAATGACGGATTTTCTGCTACTTTTTGAAAGTCAATGATGTTGGGTGCAAAATAGGAAAGTGTCCAAACCCTCGCTGCAAAATGAACGGCAAACAAAATCAATAACCAATTTCTTACAGGGTCAATTTTCCAACAAAAAATAATGGCAAGTATGAAAGTTAATTCGTGTAGTGAATGGAAAACTATCCAAAAAAATTTCAAACTTGCTCCTTGTCCGTCTAACAAAAATTTAAAGTTACCGGGTGGTGAAGCCGTCCATTTCGGAACAAAAACAAGAGTTTCAAAAATCTGTGCCCCATTCATTAAAAAATAAATGAGGGTCGTAATGCAAAGCCATAGTTCGGCTCTTGTTAAGTATGTTGCTGTTATATTTTCCATTTTTCCCATTTTATTTATTGTTTAAATTATCTGTTGTTTCATTCATTATGGTGGTTGCTTCTACAAAGTATCGTTCAATGATATGGATTTCTTTTTCAGAAAACGAATTGATAAGAGCTGTCGTTCTTTGTTGCAGTTCATTGAAAATCGGTTGTAAAAGTTTCATACTATTTTCAACATTCGGAATGATAATTACCTTTCGCCTGTCGTCTTTTGTAAACTGTCTTTTCAATAACTTTTTCTTTTCCAAACGGTCAATTAAACCTGTAACCGCACCTGTTGTAAGTCCTGTCAGTTTAGCAATTTCGCCTGCGGTTAATTCTTTGTGTTGAAGTATTAGTCCTAAATACTTGTGGTCTGCTCCTGATAAACCTGCCTTTCGTGCAATGGCTTCGTGCATAAAAATGGAAGCATCAGAATACTGTCGGCTTGCAGTTCTGAATTTTTCAATTATGCTGTTTGGTTGCTTTTCTCTCATATTCTAAATATCTTAGTTACAAAGATAAATAGTTTCTAAACAATAATCCAAGTGTTTTGAACAGACTTTTTAGAAATGTTGGAAAATGTTGGTCGGTTGAAGGTCTGTGCGGTGGTTGATCAAGGTTGCACATAACTTTGTTAATCTACGGTAAAACACCGGCAAAAACATTGCTTTCAGCCATTTTATATCACTATATCACGGTTGCAAGGAAGTATTCTCTTTCGTATTTTTCAGGTCTTTGCTACTAAAAAAAATTCTCCGCTTGCTGGTAGAAGGTCGTCGGTTCTGTTCTTAAAGTATTTTTCCGTCATATCTTTTGTGGAGATTGTCTGTATTTCTTTTAAACCTACTTTTTCAGCGAGTTTTACAGTTTCTTCAACCGAAAAAAAACTTACAAAAGGAGTACCTGAAGCTGCCGCTCCTTTTATCGACATTTCCATTAATGGCTTGTCCTCTTCATCAAGTAATTCCAATGGCAGATAAAAGGCCATTGCAATAGTAGAACCAGGTGCAAGCAAAGTCATTTTTTTCAGTGTGTCGGTAATCGCTTCTTTGGTAAGATAAAGCGTAACACCGATACAAGACACAAAAGCCCTCTGTTTAACATTAAAACCTTTATTTAATAGCTCATCCCACCAAGATGAGATTTCAAAATCGACAGGTACAAAGTGGAGATTGCCGGGGATTTTATAGCCGTTTTCAATCAGCTTTTCTTCTTTCCACGTTAATGTGTCGGGTTGGTCAATTTCATAAATATCAACTTGCGAACTGATTTCCGTATTTCGTTGGGCAAAACTATCCAATCCTGCACCAAGTAAAACGTATTGTTTTATGCCTTTTGCGATTTGCTCTTTAGCTATATCTTCAATAAAACGTGAACGGGCTACGATAGAAGCCCGCAGCCGCTTGGTATATTTCATGTCAGGCCGTTCCTGCCAATCATCATCAGGTGCAATTAACTTGAATCCTATTTCATCTTCAAATATATGAGGTTTTGCATCTGTCTGAACGTGTAACGCTCTCCATAATGCGGTTCTTACTGCGGTATTATCCGGCTTTATGACTTTATCTATTCCCATTTCCTTATTTTATAATTAATATCAAACGTAATTACAATGAAGCTATTTTTTAGCATGTAATCCAATCATATTCCCCTCTGTATCTTCTATTAAAGCAATAGAACCAAAATCCCCCACGTTCAACTTTCGACGAATAACTTTTCCGCCGGCAGCTTCAACACGGTTTAATGCTGTATTGATTTCTTCGGTTGCAAAATAAATTAAAACACCGCCAATACCGGGTTTTGCTTCATCCATTCTAACAAGCGCACCGCCAATCTCTTGCTTGTTTTCACTGCTTTCAAAAATGGCATACCTCATTCGGCTGTGTCTTTCGTTGTTCACTGTCGTTTCATTAAATCCGCAGTCAAATACTGTTGTGTAAAATTTCTTTGCCCTGTCAAAATCGGATGTATAAATTTCAAACCAATCAATTGCTCTTTTCATTTTAAACTGTTTTTGATTAATTCAACAAAGTTAAAGTCCCCCGTTTTTTGAAAATTGGATAAAACCGACAGTACTAAAACTTCAATTCCGGAAAATTGGGCAATTGTTCGTTTGCATTAAGAAGAAATGACTTTGGAGTCGTGCCTGTAAAATATTTAAAATCTCTGATAAAATGAGATTGGTCAAAATAATTCTCTAAATAGGCTATTTCCGTAAGAGCATTAAAGTTAGCCGTTCTTAGCGTTTTTAAAGCTGACTGAAAGCGACAGATTCTTGAATACAACTTTGGGGAAATGCCTATATATGATTTAAACAGACGTTCCAACGAGCGTTCTGATATTCTCAAATCGGCT
This genomic interval from Pseudopedobacter saltans DSM 12145 contains the following:
- the erm gene encoding 23S ribosomal RNA methyltransferase Erm, whose translation is MKKRSLPVRFTGQHFTIDTILINDAIRLAEIQKGDVVLDIGAGSGFLTVHLVKHSTNVIAIENDNRLVSELRSKFRVNKNVTIIGLDYRKFSVPQKNFKVVSNIPFALTSEILKSLMYTNIEFFKQGCLIMQFESAKKLVRKKYFNPYTVFYHTFFEVRFIYEINPESFMPPPTVKSALVKIGKKKCTDNIGAEMKEKYLSFLHFMMRFPDLPSKTVLKKLFRKQQVRELAESYGLVLDKPVFSMSAEQFLGCFVSMLTLVPIDYHPNLL
- a CDS encoding class I SAM-dependent methyltransferase yields the protein MGIDKVIKPDNTAVRTALWRALHVQTDAKPHIFEDEIGFKLIAPDDDWQERPDMKYTKRLRASIVARSRFIEDIAKEQIAKGIKQYVLLGAGLDSFAQRNTEISSQVDIYEIDQPDTLTWKEEKLIENGYKIPGNLHFVPVDFEISSWWDELLNKGFNVKQRAFVSCIGVTLYLTKEAITDTLKKMTLLAPGSTIAMAFYLPLELLDEEDKPLMEMSIKGAAASGTPFVSFFSVEETVKLAEKVGLKEIQTISTKDMTEKYFKNRTDDLLPASGEFFLVAKT
- a CDS encoding GNAT family N-acetyltransferase; protein product: MINIRKADIDDVITISKLGRITFSDTFESFFNDKNDLLDYLEDIFSEKRIHDSILKAESIYWIAFYDSIPVGYAKVKLDFTSQLIIPPKTCYLDKIYVVKKFISKGIGKELHKILMQEIIALKYQRIWLSVLKENQKAINFYHKKGYQKISQYSQNIGSQKFDFFVMALNLDEKAT
- a CDS encoding VOC family protein — protein: MKRAIDWFEIYTSDFDRAKKFYTTVFDCGFNETTVNNERHSRMRYAIFESSENKQEIGGALVRMDEAKPGIGGVLIYFATEEINTALNRVEAAGGKVIRRKLNVGDFGSIALIEDTEGNMIGLHAKK
- a CDS encoding MarR family winged helix-turn-helix transcriptional regulator, producing MREKQPNSIIEKFRTASRQYSDASIFMHEAIARKAGLSGADHKYLGLILQHKELTAGEIAKLTGLTTGAVTGLIDRLEKKKLLKRQFTKDDRRKVIIIPNVENSMKLLQPIFNELQQRTTALINSFSEKEIHIIERYFVEATTIMNETTDNLNNK
- a CDS encoding RteC domain-containing protein; translation: MDNFYNGIISKLETAIDTMEIEADCSIQRTEAVIHLILGCLSELKAYVLKRGFKNTDEEIRFFKYQKPAIVAKLIYYNAIYKIETKKPYGTKPIRKYLNKELKKLKRFFDNNLDFYKYYRSNNSFLDEKMFLRGNHDIKLWLDTYYFQSDHNFSTSHDYKVAKIIANDLIQVYIEDQLYHRFQKNKSKAQKRLKWTGSKVALIELIYALHYQNVFDNGNNDIREVAQYFESVFGINLGNFYQTYLELRNRKMNRTKFLDTLRDILIKKMDEQDEK
- a CDS encoding IS1182 family transposase, encoding MQGRKQFTPQLFYQTSLESLVPKDNFYRILLTTLDLHFLYSSTGKYYGSEGQESIDPVVFFKILLVGYLNNINSDRALLRFCADSLSIRLFLGYDLNEELPWHSTISRTRKLYGEEVFLDLFRKVLYLCIEKGMVRGKRQAVDSAFIKANASMDSLLEKEVLEDASAFVNELEENSEYKVTSERKKLVERHHAWKKEAYKDMPANSNSQRKDEDGEEIRPKYLSNHTHYSPTDPDAKISTKPGKPRQLNYAGQLAVDDAHHVITGACASTAGSKDSTILHEILDQTISNFHAHEMEMEELIADAGYSSGEALQYLEDKGINAWIPNFGQYKAERAGFTYNTLLNRYECHKADGNKAILLFKGTKTDSKGYSKHIYRSSERDCGNCPLRAECCGKVSRFKKLDDSIHKPLYDKMHQKLSQNKAYHRRLVKRRSSTVEPVLGTLLNHHNMKRLNSRGMAQANKHVLMAALCYNLKKYLKFERKKPQLLALAKAKLCFFKKRLYLLVFSR
- the def gene encoding peptide deformylase; this encodes MKRSILAYGHHILKQKCNYIEKDYPELDKLIADMWETMENANGCGLASPQIGLPIRLFIVDSKSTFDNLGEEDRKFYFPQDDKGIMETFINAKIIQRSEELWDDEEGCLSIPNLFYKVKRNWAITIEYYNRNFEKQIRTFSGTTARMIQHEYDHTEGVLYLDYLKPLTKRLMASKLQKILKGQIVPAYPMNFIR
- a CDS encoding type IA DNA topoisomerase, encoding MKAIIAEKPSVAREIATLLGATEKRDGYLTGNGYEVTWALGHLVGLAMPEDYGVSGFQREALPILPNPFLLTVRKIKKDKSYVPDNGALKQLNIIEQVIGRCDSIIVATDAGREGELIFRYIYEYLKCRKPFERLWISSLTEKAIKQGFDNLKAGSDFDGLYRAGQGRSKADWLVGINASQALSISAGRGVYSLGRVQTPTLALICKRYLENKDFAVKKYFQIQLEHRKEFTDFKSLSKTKWDDRKLADDTLKSIQRNGTATVTAMETKTVTEQPPLLFDLTGLQKEANKRASYTAEETLNIAQSLYEKKFITYPRTGSKYIPEDMWSEIPALVRNLEARASCKKAVGKVKWGRFNKRIVNDVKVTDHHGLLITEKIPSELTAHENVIYDMIAYRLLEALSSACTKEITDIGLQAFHYDFTLKGCKIIEAGWRGIKGKFTDEDSDPVQELPELKVGDELKIKVASVLEKITKPPVLYTEAGLLSAMENAGKEIDNEDERKALKDIGIGTPATRASIIETLFKRDYIRREKKSLIPTHKGLQVYGAVKDKKIADVAMTAEWEMALQKIENNDANADAFHRDMETYATFITRELLDTGIAKEKQPELTCPKCKSRQLLVWNKVVKCPDEACGWLQFRIVCGVPLSVADIESLVTKGKTNLIKGMKSNSGNKFNAYIVMNDKAETSFEFENRKPKRK
- a CDS encoding Crp/Fnr family transcriptional regulator, encoding MGHIREYYERILKLQETEWEFIASHFDRRVFAKNETITRQGETEKYLSFVETGIVRFYIPDDENELTFNFCFDKEFTCAYNSFLTQTPSEYELQALTETVVWQISYDDLQKVYAETKAGNYLGRFVSEKLFLQKSKRELSLLKHTAKERYLNLFNEQPDILKFIPLKYVASYIGITPQALSRIRRQIA